ACGTGCCCTTCTCCAGCCGCGCGCGCTCCTCTTCCTGCAACTGGCGCGAGGTGTGGAGGATGACGGGGATGTCGCGCGTGCGCGGGTCCGCCTTCAGCTCATCCAGCACGTCGAAGGCCGTCATGTCCGGCAGCACGAAGTCCAGGAAGATGAGGTCCGGCGTCTGCTCGCGCGCCAGCCGGAGGCCCTCGGGCCCCGTGCCCGCCTCCGAGAGGAGGTAGGGGGTGTCCCTGAGCAGCTGGCGCAGCAGGTAGCGGTGCACCTCGTCGTCGTCGATGATGAGCAGCTTCTGCACCGGGCCGCTGCGCGCCATCTCCGCCAGCTTGCGCAGCAGCTGCTCCTCGCCCAGCGGCTTGAGCCAGAACTCGTCGGCGCCCAGCGCGCGCGCCTTCTGCTCCCGGTCCATGAGCGTCACCACCAGGACGGGGATGTCGCGCGTGGCCTCGTTGCTCTTGAGCTCGGAGAGGAAGCTCCAGCTCGTCTCGCCCTCCAGCATGACGTCCATCACCACCGCGGCGGGGCGTACCCGCTGCAGCGTGCGGCGCGCCTCCTCCACCGTGCGCACCGGCAGCACCTGGAAGCCCGAGCGCGACAGGTACTTCTCGTACAGGAAGAGCGTCTGCCGGTCGTCCTCCAGCACCAGCACCGGCGCGCGGCCCGGCTCCAGCTGCTGGCTGCGCTCGGTCATGCCCACCATCTCCATCACCTCCGGGTGCACCCGGGGCAGGGTGAAGGTGAAGGTGGAGCCCCGGCCCGGCGCGCTCTGCACCGTGAGGCTGCCGCCCAGGAACTCCGCCAGGCGCCGCGACAGCGCCAGCCCCAGGCCCGTGCCCTTCACCTGCTTCTGCAGGGGGCTCTCCACCTGGGTGAACTCCTCGAAGATGTGCGCGTGGTGCTCCGGCGCGATGCCGATGCCCGTGTCGCTCACCCGGAAGCACACCGTGTCCTCCGGCCCCCGCTCGGCCGTCACCGTGACGTGGCCCTTCTCCGTGAACTTCAGCGCGTTGGACACCAGGTTGCGCACCACCTGGCTCACCTTGGCCTCGTCCGTCTCCAGCGCCAGGTCCGCCGGCGGTGTCTCGAAGCGCAGCTCCACCGGCGAGTCCGCCAGCACCAGCGGCCTCATCATCCCGCGCAGCGCGCCCAGGAAGTCCCCGGCGCCGAAGTGCACCGGCCGCAGCGTGGCCTTGCCGGACTCCATCTTCGAGAGGTCCAGCAGATCATTCACCAGCTCGAAGAGGGCCTCGCCCGAGGAGCGGATGAACTGCACCTGCTTCTGCTGCTCCGGGGAGAGCGAGCCGTTGGCGGGGTTGAGCAGCAGCCGCGCCAGGCCGAGGATGGAGTGCAGCGGGGTGCGGAACTCGTGGCTCACGTTGGCCACCACGCGGCTCTTGATTTCCGCGGCGCGCACCAGGCTCTCCGTCTTCTCGTCCAGCTCGGCGTGCAGGGTGCGCACGCCGCGGTTGGACTCCTCCAGCTCGCGGTTGATGCGGGCCAGCTCGTCCGCGCGCCGCTTGAGCTCGCGCTGCTGGCGCTCCGTCTCGCGGTGCAGCGAGGCCAGCTCGCTCAGGGTCTCGCTCACCTGCGAGAGCGAGGCGGCGTAGTCCTCCGTGACCAGGCTGCCCACCAGCGCCGAGCCGCCCTCGTGCGGCGCGCCCCGGAAGGCGAAGGTGCGCGGCTGGCCCCCCACGCACAGGATGACCTCCCAGCGCTCCACCCGCTCGTCGCGGGACAGGGTGACGAGCCGATCCACCTTGTCCTCGGTGCCCTGCGCCGCCAGCGAGCGCAGGGCCTGGCCCGGCCCGGTCTCCAGCAGCCGCACGGCGCGATCATCCACCCAGGTGAGGGTGCCGGCCGCATCGCACACCAGCGCCACCTCGCGGCTCAGGAAGTGCCAGAGGGAGGCGGGGAGGGACGCCGTCATGACTGCTCCTTTTCCAGGGCGGTGAGGCCTGTCGCCACCGTCACCCGGGGCAGATCCGAGAGGCTGACGTCCCGGGCCAGCGCCGCTTCCAGCGCCTCCAGCAGCCCGCGGTAGCTGCACCGCAAGTCCCGGCGGGGCCAGAAGCCCGCGTACCACTGCACATGTTCCACGAAGAGCCCCGGCCGCCGCGCCCCGAGCGAGTCCATCAGGTAGGACAGTTGCAACAGCAGCTCATCTCCCAGGCGGATCTCCTGTCCGCGGGTGAGCGTCCCCTCGCGCGTGGCCAGCTCGCCGAGCGTCTGCGGCACCAGCCGGGGCAGGGCCAGGTGCACGGCGCGCGCGGGGCCCTCGGGCCACTCCAGCGCCGTCTCCGCCGCGCGCACGTACTCCAGCGCCTCGGGCGGCTGGGTGAGGCCCTCGCGCACCAGCGCGTTGTAGAGCCCCTGGAAGTGCGTGGCGATGTGGCGCGAGCTCATGCCCCGGGGCACGAGCAGCCCCTGCAGCCAGCGCGCGTAGCGCTCCATCACCCCGGCGTCCTGGGCCTCCAGGGCCTGCACCAGGTAGCGCACGTGGAAGACGGCGTCCTCGCCCCCGAAGCGCCGCGCCCGCTCCTCGCCGTAGCGGGCGAACCAGAAGGGATCGTCGTAGAGCTCCGAGACGGACGCCTCGGCCAGCCGCTGCATGCGGCGCTCCACCTCACGGGCCAACGACTGCATGCCTAGACCTCGAACATCCTGCAGGCCGCGGCCACCAGCTCGCGCGCGTCCTTGCCGAAGAAGGGGACACCCAATTCCGCCTCCACCCCGGGAACCCAGGTGAAGGCCAACCCCCCTACGGCCATGGGCAGTGCCGGTGCCACCTCCCGCACCGCCGCCACCGCCTGGCGCAACGCGGGCAGGTGGTACGTCATGGTGACCGAGAACGCCAGCAAATCGGGTTTCGACTCCAGCACCTCGCGCACCAGGTGCTCGGTGGGAACGTTGGCACCCAGGAAACGGACGTCGAAGCCCGCCATCTCCAGGAAGTCGCTGGCCATGCGGGCGCCCAGCTCGTGCAGCTCGCCCTCCACGCACGACACCAGCACCACGCGGCCGTTGGGCGGGTCTCTCTGCAGGTGGCGGTAGAGGTGCGACAGGGCCAGCTGGGAGATGGCGGTGGCCATGTGCTCCTGGGCCACGGAGATTTCATTCTCCTGCCACATGCGGCCGATCTCCCACTGGGCCTTCTGGATGACGTCCAGGTGCAGGGTGGGGACGGGAATGCCTCGGAGGATTCCCTCGTCCACGAGCAGGCGCAGGGCCTCCCGGCGATTTCCCGCGAGTTGGGCGGAGAGGTACGACGCGCGTATCGCGGCGATGGTGTCGGTGGTCACGGATGAAGATCGCGAGGGGGGAGGGGGCACGGTACTCGGGTCGGTTCACTCCTAGAAGCGCGGGCTGCTCGATTTCCCAGGCAGTCAACAACGGCACGAAGGCGGGTTACGTCCGGGTGCTTCGCTCGCCTGCTTGAAAGTTGGGAGACCAAGGGCCCGGAACGCCCTCGGGAAGAAAAGCGCGGGGAAGAGGGAGACGAGGTAACAGCCCGGGGCGGGCGCGGTGTTCCCTTCTCCGGCAGGAGGCCGCATGCGTTCCCCGACCCGCACCCCCGACTGGCTTCTCGAGAGGATCCTCCTGGGGGAGCTCCCTCCCGAGGAGCTCGCCCGCGCCCGGGCCCGCCTCCTGGAGGAGCCGGAGGGGGCCGCCCGGCTCGCCGCGCTCGAGGCGGACACCGCCGCCACGCTGGTCCGGCACCCGTCGGCGGACGTCGCCCGGCGGGTGGCCTCCCAGGCCCGCCGCCTCCAGGCCCGGGGGGAGCGTCCGGCGCGCCGCTTTCCCTCCCTCACCGCCGCCCTCGTGCCGGCGCTCGCGGCCGCGGCGCTCGTCCTCCTCGTGCGGCCCCCGGCGGCCGGCCCGGTGGCCCCGGAGGCGCCGGTGGAGGAGACGCGGGTGAAGGGCCTGGAGCCGCGGATCACCATTCATCGTCAGCGGGACGGGGCGGCCGAGGTCCTCGTGGACGGGGCGCTCGCGGCCTCCGGGGACGTGGTGCAACTGGCCTATGTGGCCGCGGGCCGGGCCCATGGCGTCATCCTCTCGGTGGACGGGCGCGGCACCGTCACCCTGCACGCCCCCGAGTCCGGTACGGGCTCGGTGCCGCTGGCCCCGGCGGGCACCCACGCGCTGCCCGGCGCCTACGCGTTGGACGATGCCCCGGGCTTCGAGCGCTTCTTCCTCGTCACCGCCGAGGCCCCCTTCGCGCTGGAGGAGGTGCTCGCCGCCGCTCGCTCGCTCGCTGGCCGTTCCGAGGCGCGCACCTCGCCGTTGCCCCTGCCTTCGCGGTACATGCAGGCCTCCTTCACGCTGGAGAAGTCCTCCCCATGAGTGCCACGAGAGTCCTCGCCCTGCTGTGTGTGCTGCTGGCGGTGCCCGCGCTCGCGGAGACGGGCCCGGTGCGGCGGCTGGCGCTGCTCGTGGGTGTCAACGACGGGGGGCCCGAGCGGGTGCGGCTGCGCTATGCGGTGTCCGACGCGCGCTCCTTCGACAAGGTGCTGGGGGAGCTGGGGGGAGTGGCCGCCGCGGACCGGCGCGTGCTGGTGGACGTGGGGCGCGCGGGGCTGCTGGAGGCGCTGGGAGAGCTGCGTGCGCGCACCGAGGCGGCCCGGGGCTCGGGGGCCTCGCGCGTGGAGGTGCTGGTGTACTACTCGGGCCACTCGGACGAGGAGGGCCTGCTGCTCAAGGGCGAGCGCCTGGGTTATGGCGAGCTGCGCCGGGCGCTCAACGCGTTGCCCGCGGACGTGCGCATCGCGGTGCTGGACAGCTGCGCCTCGGGGGCCTTCGCCCGGGCGAAGGGAGGCACCCGTCGGCCGGCCTTCCTGGTGGACTCGGGCAACAAGGTGAAGGGCCACGCCATCCTCACCTCCTCCAGCGAGGACGAGGTGTCACAGGAGTCGGACAGGCTGGGCGCCTCGTACTTCACCCACCACCTCATCTCCGGGCTGCGCGGCGCGGCGGATGCCACGCGGGATGGGCGGGTGACGCTCAACGAGGCCTACCAGTTCGCCTTCCACGAGACGCTGGCGCGCACGGAGAAGACGCGGGGCGGGGCGCAGCACCCGGCGTATGACATTGAGCTGGCGGGCTCGGGGGACCTGGTGATGACGGACCTGAGGGCGACGTCGGCGGGGCTGTATCTCGCCGAGGCGCTGGAGGGCCGGCTCTTCGTGCGGGACGAGGCGGGCACGCTGGTGGTGGAGCTGCAGAAGCTGCCGGGCCGGCCCGCGGAGCTGGGACTGGCGCCCGGGCGCTACCAGGTGCGGCGAGAGGTGGAGAGCGGGGCCTCCGAGGCGAGCTTCACGCTGGTGGAGGGGCAGCGCACCCCGTTGGCGCCGGCGAGTTTCCAGGCGATTCCGTTGGAGGCCACGGTGTCGCGGGGGGGGCCGGAGGTGGCGCCCGGGGCCCCCGAGGTGGACGTGGCCCTGTTGGATCCCGAGCTCCTGGAGCGTGCCAGTGTCTCCGAGGCGCCGGGGCTGTACCAGATGCAGAGCTACACGCGGGTGCCGGTGTCGCTGAGCCTCATTCCGCAGCTGAGCACCAACGTGCTGAAGCCGCCGATCTGGCGGGTGGAGAACCAGCTCGCGTTCGGCGTGGTGAATGGAGGGAGGGCGGTGCGGGTGAGGGGCGCGGCGCTGTCGCTGGTGGCCAACTGGTACGAGGAGGAGGCGCACGGCCTGCTGTTGTCCTCGGGCTTCAACGTGGTGAAGGGGGAGGCGAGCGGGCTGATGGCGTCCCCGGCGGCGAACATCGCGCTCGGGGAGGTGGAGGCGTTGCAGCTGGCGGTGGGGACGAACGTGGCGGGCGGGGACGTGCGGGTGGGGCAGCTGGCGGTGGGGGTGAACGTGGCGGCGCGCTCGGTGTGGGGCGTGCAGCTGGCCGCGGGCGGCAACGTGGCGGGAGGGAGCCTCGGTGGCATCCAGGGGAGCGTGGGTCTCAACGTGACGCGGGGGGATTTCGCGGGCCTGCAGGGGGCGGTGGGGGGGAATGTGGCGGGGGGCTCGGTGCGGGGCGTGCAGTGGGCGGTGGGCGTCAACCGCGCGAGTGACGTGATGGGCCTGCAGGCGGCGCTGTTGAACGTGGGCGGGGACGTGACGGGGGCGCAGCTGGGCCTCATCAACGTGGCCCGGGTGGTGACGGGCGTGCAGCTCGGCCTGGTGAACGTCTCCGAGGAGGTGAAGGGCATGCCCGTGGGGTTGCTCTCCTTCGAGAAGAAGGGGCAGTTCCACGTGGAGCTGTACGGCAGCGACATCCAGCTCACCAACCTCGCGGTGAAGTTCGGCGGCAAGTACCTGTACACGGCGCTGCTGGGGGGGATTGGGCCGGATGACCGGTTGGAGCGCTTCAGCCTGGGATTGGGGCTGGGGCTGCACCTGCCGCTGGGCGAGCGCCTGTGGCTGGACGGGGACGTGGCGGGAAGCACGGTGCTGCGCGTGAGGGACCCGTTTGGAGGCAGCTCCAACGTGCTGGGCCAGGGGCGGGTGATGCTCGGGGTGCAGCTCTTCGAGCGCTTCGCCTTGTTCGGCGGGCCCACCTACAACGTGTACTTCGCCGGGAGTGAGCGGGACCGGTACGCGCTCACCACGCTGCCGTCGCGGGAGCAGGAGGTGTCGGAGAGCACCTGGGTGCGGTACTGGCCCGGCGTGCAGCTCGGCATCCGGATGTGAGGAGGGCGTGGCCTACTGCGCCGGACCGAGGAGGAGCCATCCCTCGCGGGCCAGCTCCAGGAAGAGCGAGGACGGGCAGCCGAGCTCCGCGCGAAGCCATGCGACGGAGTGCTCGCCGGTGCTGGCCCGCAGGACGCGTCCCCGCATCATGTCCAAGCCTCTCGGGACCACCTGGCCGGGCGTCACGCTGGTGAGGAGCAGGTAGCGCTCCTCGTCTGGAAGGGATTCCGGCAGCGTGACGGCGCCTCCCGAGCGCAGCAGCATCCGAGGCTCCATCCGGAAGGGGAGGACGCGGCACCACGGGCCGAGCCTTGGCCGGGCCTCCTCCAGCGAGTCTCCCTCGGGCGGCGTCTCCGGCACGGCGGGCAGGGCGAGCCCCGACTTCCCCAGCTCCAGCAGGGCCAGCTCCGCTTCCAGCAGCTCGGCGAGGGGCGGGTGCACGAGCTCGCCCGAGCGCAGCAGTTCCTGGAGGAACCCGGCGAAGCGCCGGGCCTCGCGCACGTACATGACGCTGGTGGGGGGGTGCTCCCGCCAGTAGCGCTGCACCAGGGGCTGGAGCCTGGGGTGGGCCATGGCCTCGCAGGTGCGAGGCAGCGTGTTGGTGAGCATGCTCAGCCGGTTGGCGCGGTGGAGGAGCGTCGTCACCTTCATCCCCGCGTCCCGCGCCAGGGCGTGCAGCCGGCGCCGCTCGCGCTCCGTCAGCTCGAGGCTCGCCAGCTGCGTGGGCAGCTCCGGCTCCGGGAGCGCGGCCACTTCCGCCCGCAGGGCGGGGGAGATGACGAGTGCGGAGAGCGCCCGTTGGAAGCCGGCCAGGGACATGGCTCAGGGCCTCCCGCCGTGGCGCTCCAGCACGTCGCGCAGCCGCCGCAGCTCGCCCAGGAGCACGTCGGTGCCGAGCAGCGGGACGTAGTTGCCGAACATCTCGAAGACGACGCCGCCCAGGTTCGGCAGTCGCGGGAGCACCTGCTCCAGCAGCTCCCACACGGGCTCGGGACACGCGCCCGAGTGTGCATCCAGGTAGAAGCCCTCCCACTCGGAGCCGCCGGCGATGTGCAGCTCCACCACCTGCGAGAGGTCCAGCGCCTCCAGGAAGTCGAGCGGCGAGAAGCCGTGGTTGCGCGCGTTGGTGTGCAGGTTGTGGAGGTCCAACAGGAGCCCGCTGCCGGTGCGCTCTCCCAGGCGCCGCAGGAAGGCCGGCTCGCTCAGCTCCTGCTCGGGGAGCTGGTAGTAGAAGACGTTGTTCTCCAGGAGGAAGGGGGCGTCCACGGCCCGCCGCACCTCGGCGACACGTCCGGCGAGCAGCTCCAGCGTGTCCTCGTCATAGGGCACTGGCAGCATCACCCCGAGGTCCATGTGCTCGCCGGGACCGTGGGGCAGACGGGTGAAGGACAGGTGCTCGCTGAGCCAGGCGAAGTGGTAGCGCCGCTGCCAGCGGGCCAGCTGCGCGACGTAGTCCGGGGAGAAACCTCCCTCGGCGCTGCCCAGCGACATGCCCACCGAGTGCGCGACCAGCGGGCGGCGCGCGGCCACCCAATCGAGCAGCCGCAGCCCCTCGGCGTTCTCCCGGAAGCGCAGGGCGCCGTCGGGGCCCCGCTCCTCCGTCCAGAAGATGTCCGGGATGACTTCCAGGAAGTCGTAGGCCTCCAGGTGCTCGCGCACGAAGTCGCGCAGCGAGCCCTGGTAGGACAGTCCGACTCCCAGTCTGGCCCGGCGCTGGCTCAAGGGACTACAGGTCGCCGGCCAGCAGGTTCTGGTGCTGGGAGCTCAGCACCGTCGGGTCCACACCCGACACGCACGTGGGGCACTCCTCGGTGGGAACCAGGACGGTTCCGCCGGTCCCTCCCGTCACGGTGTCCAGAAGGTCGTTGTCCAGCTCGAGGGTCTCGGGAACGGAGTGGGTCGTGGTCATGCAGTCATAGTAAAAAATGACAGCCCCGACAGTCAAGACCACCCTGTAACAGGAACCGGAGTGGGGACGGCGAGCCGCTGTGGAGCGGGGCGGTTTGGGGTAACTCTCCGCCATGGGTATCTGCACGCTGCTCGGACTGCTGGGCGGGTTGTTCCTGATCGGGTGGGTGGCCCTGGCGGTCTTCTTCTGGCGCAGGGAGCGGGAGGCGAGCCGTCGCCACAAGGAGCAATTGAGGCTGCTCGGCACCGAGGAGCTCCTGGCGCGTGCGCGCAACTGGGGCCCGATGAACCGTCACGAGGACCTGCCGGCGGTGGTGGAGTTCCGCTCTTTGCTCGAGCAGCACCGCTACGAGGAGATGCTGCAGGGCTGGCGCGCGCTCACGGCGTCCCTGTTCGCTCTGGAGGAGCACGTGTCGAGCGCCGGCCCCCAGTTCTACGACAGCGATTCGTTCCGCGTGTTGCGCGACTACGTGGAGGTCCTCCACGAGCGCCAGCAGCGAGGGGAGTAGCCACGGGGTAGCCCCCAGCGTCCTCAGGGGTCCCGTGTGTTCGGGGTGGCGTTCGAGCGGAGGAACGCCGCCACCCGCTCGGCCGCGTTGCGGCGGATGCTCATGTAGAAGAGCTGGAACTCCACGGGATGGTGGTTGCCCTCGCCCATGGCGTGGTCGAGCAGCCGGCTCATGAAGTCCCGTGGCATGTCTCCGCGGATGAGGACCTCCAGCTTTCCTTTCTTGCACTGCGCGCCGGTGAGGCCTGGCATCACCTGGGGCGGTGTCGCCTCGAGGAACACGGCCCCTGGGTTCTGCTCCCACGAGGCTGGCTCCGTGTCGTGCCGCCAGGTCAGGGGATTCACACAGAGGAACGGCCCCGGTGAGGGCGCCGCGTCCAGCACCGGCTCGCGTACCTGGATTCGCTCCGTGGCGTTGGCGGTCCGTGCGTTCCAGCTGATGAGGCAGCCGGTCTGCTCCGGCGAGTCGCAGAAGGGGATGTCGGGGAGGCTCCGCTGGAGGGTGTCCTCCGGCATCGGAATCCCGATGAGATACGCGGCGACGAGCTGGTGGCGGAGCGGCGTTCCGCTCACGGTCTCGTGCAGGAGGCGTCTGGCGAGCACGGTTCCCTGGCTGTGCGCCGCGAGGATGAAAGGCCGTCCGCGATTGAAGTGCTCCCGCCAGTAGCGGAACGCCGCGGCGACGTCCCGGTAGGCGAGGTCCAACGCGGCCTGGCCCTTCTCCACCGGCCCGGTGAAGGCGGTCATGTTGGCCTGCCGGTACCGGGGGGCGTAGATGGCACAGCAGGCGTTGAAGGCACTGGCTTGAATGAGCGTCGCCACCCGGTCGGTGGCTTCGTTGAGGGTGGCGTCATCGACGGGCCCATTCCACTCGCCGCCGATATACGTGGTGGGGTGGATGTAGAAGACATCCACGGGCGCCTGGGACTGCTCGAGGGCCGGGCTCGACGGCGGCACCGTGTCCGCGAGGTCGTGGAGCTCGGGAAGCGCGCTCCAGGTGGAGGGCCGGGAGTAGTCGGGCGGGGTGGGCGCACGCGCTTCGCTGAACGGGGTCCTGGGGGTGACCGACCACAGGAAGATGGACGCGAAGTTCATCCCCAGGAGCACCAGCAGCAGGGTGCAGACCAGGAGGGTGGCGGAGAGAAGGCGCTGGAGCTTGTTCCGCATCGTCGTCACCCGTGCTGGGCGAGCTTGCTCCGCGCGCCGCTTTCCTCGAGAGCCAGGGTGTCCGAAGTCTTCGCGGCCGGGACCCGGAGCGGTGTCACGGAGGCGAGCTGGGGGGCACGAGCCGGACGCCGGCGCATCAACCGCCGCAGGCCGTTGCCCAGGAT
The sequence above is drawn from the Archangium gephyra genome and encodes:
- a CDS encoding DUF692 domain-containing protein yields the protein MSQRRARLGVGLSYQGSLRDFVREHLEAYDFLEVIPDIFWTEERGPDGALRFRENAEGLRLLDWVAARRPLVAHSVGMSLGSAEGGFSPDYVAQLARWQRRYHFAWLSEHLSFTRLPHGPGEHMDLGVMLPVPYDEDTLELLAGRVAEVRRAVDAPFLLENNVFYYQLPEQELSEPAFLRRLGERTGSGLLLDLHNLHTNARNHGFSPLDFLEALDLSQVVELHIAGGSEWEGFYLDAHSGACPEPVWELLEQVLPRLPNLGGVVFEMFGNYVPLLGTDVLLGELRRLRDVLERHGGRP
- a CDS encoding DUF3089 domain-containing protein; the protein is MRNKLQRLLSATLLVCTLLLVLLGMNFASIFLWSVTPRTPFSEARAPTPPDYSRPSTWSALPELHDLADTVPPSSPALEQSQAPVDVFYIHPTTYIGGEWNGPVDDATLNEATDRVATLIQASAFNACCAIYAPRYRQANMTAFTGPVEKGQAALDLAYRDVAAAFRYWREHFNRGRPFILAAHSQGTVLARRLLHETVSGTPLRHQLVAAYLIGIPMPEDTLQRSLPDIPFCDSPEQTGCLISWNARTANATERIQVREPVLDAAPSPGPFLCVNPLTWRHDTEPASWEQNPGAVFLEATPPQVMPGLTGAQCKKGKLEVLIRGDMPRDFMSRLLDHAMGEGNHHPVEFQLFYMSIRRNAAERVAAFLRSNATPNTRDP
- a CDS encoding caspase family protein produces the protein MSATRVLALLCVLLAVPALAETGPVRRLALLVGVNDGGPERVRLRYAVSDARSFDKVLGELGGVAAADRRVLVDVGRAGLLEALGELRARTEAARGSGASRVEVLVYYSGHSDEEGLLLKGERLGYGELRRALNALPADVRIAVLDSCASGAFARAKGGTRRPAFLVDSGNKVKGHAILTSSSEDEVSQESDRLGASYFTHHLISGLRGAADATRDGRVTLNEAYQFAFHETLARTEKTRGGAQHPAYDIELAGSGDLVMTDLRATSAGLYLAEALEGRLFVRDEAGTLVVELQKLPGRPAELGLAPGRYQVRREVESGASEASFTLVEGQRTPLAPASFQAIPLEATVSRGGPEVAPGAPEVDVALLDPELLERASVSEAPGLYQMQSYTRVPVSLSLIPQLSTNVLKPPIWRVENQLAFGVVNGGRAVRVRGAALSLVANWYEEEAHGLLLSSGFNVVKGEASGLMASPAANIALGEVEALQLAVGTNVAGGDVRVGQLAVGVNVAARSVWGVQLAAGGNVAGGSLGGIQGSVGLNVTRGDFAGLQGAVGGNVAGGSVRGVQWAVGVNRASDVMGLQAALLNVGGDVTGAQLGLINVARVVTGVQLGLVNVSEEVKGMPVGLLSFEKKGQFHVELYGSDIQLTNLAVKFGGKYLYTALLGGIGPDDRLERFSLGLGLGLHLPLGERLWLDGDVAGSTVLRVRDPFGGSSNVLGQGRVMLGVQLFERFALFGGPTYNVYFAGSERDRYALTTLPSREQEVSESTWVRYWPGVQLGIRM
- a CDS encoding cobalamin B12-binding domain-containing protein; its protein translation is MTTDTIAAIRASYLSAQLAGNRREALRLLVDEGILRGIPVPTLHLDVIQKAQWEIGRMWQENEISVAQEHMATAISQLALSHLYRHLQRDPPNGRVVLVSCVEGELHELGARMASDFLEMAGFDVRFLGANVPTEHLVREVLESKPDLLAFSVTMTYHLPALRQAVAAVREVAPALPMAVGGLAFTWVPGVEAELGVPFFGKDARELVAAACRMFEV
- a CDS encoding hybrid sensor histidine kinase/response regulator; this translates as MTASLPASLWHFLSREVALVCDAAGTLTWVDDRAVRLLETGPGQALRSLAAQGTEDKVDRLVTLSRDERVERWEVILCVGGQPRTFAFRGAPHEGGSALVGSLVTEDYAASLSQVSETLSELASLHRETERQQRELKRRADELARINRELEESNRGVRTLHAELDEKTESLVRAAEIKSRVVANVSHEFRTPLHSILGLARLLLNPANGSLSPEQQKQVQFIRSSGEALFELVNDLLDLSKMESGKATLRPVHFGAGDFLGALRGMMRPLVLADSPVELRFETPPADLALETDEAKVSQVVRNLVSNALKFTEKGHVTVTAERGPEDTVCFRVSDTGIGIAPEHHAHIFEEFTQVESPLQKQVKGTGLGLALSRRLAEFLGGSLTVQSAPGRGSTFTFTLPRVHPEVMEMVGMTERSQQLEPGRAPVLVLEDDRQTLFLYEKYLSRSGFQVLPVRTVEEARRTLQRVRPAAVVMDVMLEGETSWSFLSELKSNEATRDIPVLVVTLMDREQKARALGADEFWLKPLGEEQLLRKLAEMARSGPVQKLLIIDDDEVHRYLLRQLLRDTPYLLSEAGTGPEGLRLAREQTPDLIFLDFVLPDMTAFDVLDELKADPRTRDIPVILHTSRQLQEEERARLEKGTSTILAKHKLSREVAITRIRDALHKTGLGTDRGESRRG
- a CDS encoding putative DNA-binding domain-containing protein translates to MSLAGFQRALSALVISPALRAEVAALPEPELPTQLASLELTERERRRLHALARDAGMKVTTLLHRANRLSMLTNTLPRTCEAMAHPRLQPLVQRYWREHPPTSVMYVREARRFAGFLQELLRSGELVHPPLAELLEAELALLELGKSGLALPAVPETPPEGDSLEEARPRLGPWCRVLPFRMEPRMLLRSGGAVTLPESLPDEERYLLLTSVTPGQVVPRGLDMMRGRVLRASTGEHSVAWLRAELGCPSSLFLELAREGWLLLGPAQ